One stretch of Candidatus Baltobacteraceae bacterium DNA includes these proteins:
- a CDS encoding Rieske 2Fe-2S domain-containing protein, whose protein sequence is MGWDRVSGAENLAPGKMQQLATEGGNDVLILNGAGTFYACQAICPHMDTPLEEGMFDGETLTCHQHLWQWDIATGDPKGLSESPLECLRVKNEDGAVMVWRDD, encoded by the coding sequence ATGGGTTGGGACCGTGTTTCCGGCGCCGAGAATCTGGCGCCCGGTAAGATGCAACAGCTCGCGACCGAGGGCGGCAACGACGTACTGATCTTGAACGGCGCGGGCACGTTCTACGCTTGTCAGGCGATCTGTCCGCACATGGACACGCCGCTCGAAGAGGGTATGTTCGATGGCGAAACGCTGACGTGCCATCAGCATTTGTGGCAATGGGATATTGCAACCGGCGATCCGAAGGGGTTATCGGAATCTCCACTCGAGTGCCTGCGTGTTAAGAATGAAGATGGCGCCGTCATGGTCTGGCGCGACGACTGA
- the folP gene encoding dihydropteroate synthase, with translation MIRGSLNLRGRSLEWGVRTYVMGVVNITPDSFSKDGTSDPDAATAIAVHQRDAGADILDFGAESTRPGHQPIDEATELSRLMPVLGRFRAQDQSTILSIDTFKPAVFRRAHAAGGDILNSIWGLDEALLEVAIECDAPVIAMHNKSVAVYRNVVDEVLASLDATAQRAVRRGMKTQNVILDPGIGFGKTADHNLELLAALDRLVALGFPTILGTSRKSTIGKLTGKPVTDRVYGTAATLALAAAAGIDIVRVHDVAPARDVVRVADAIARKWRPEDWGAQ, from the coding sequence GTGATTCGCGGTAGCTTGAATCTGCGCGGACGCTCGCTGGAATGGGGCGTCCGCACGTATGTAATGGGCGTCGTCAACATCACGCCTGATTCGTTCTCGAAAGACGGGACGAGCGATCCGGACGCGGCGACTGCGATCGCCGTTCATCAGCGCGATGCGGGCGCCGACATTCTCGACTTCGGGGCCGAGTCGACGCGTCCGGGACATCAACCGATCGACGAAGCGACCGAGCTCTCGCGCCTCATGCCGGTGCTCGGGCGCTTTCGAGCGCAGGACCAATCGACGATCCTTTCGATCGACACGTTCAAGCCGGCGGTGTTTCGTCGCGCGCACGCGGCGGGCGGTGACATTCTCAATTCGATCTGGGGGCTTGACGAGGCGCTCCTGGAGGTTGCGATCGAATGCGACGCACCGGTCATTGCGATGCATAACAAATCGGTGGCTGTCTATCGCAACGTGGTGGACGAAGTGCTAGCATCGTTAGATGCAACGGCGCAGCGGGCGGTACGTCGTGGTATGAAAACCCAGAACGTCATTCTCGATCCCGGAATCGGCTTCGGAAAAACTGCCGATCACAATCTCGAGCTGCTCGCCGCGCTGGATCGATTGGTCGCGCTCGGCTTCCCAACGATTCTCGGGACATCGCGAAAGTCAACGATCGGCAAGCTTACGGGGAAGCCGGTAACAGATCGGGTTTACGGAACCGCCGCGACGCTCGCGCTCGCGGCCGCAGCGGGGATCGACATCGTGCGCGTCCATGACGTCGCGCCGGCACGCGACGTCGTTCGCGTTGCGGATGCGATTGCTCGCAAGTGGCGGCCCGAAGATTGGGGTGCGCAGTGA
- the folB gene encoding dihydroneopterin aldolase, whose protein sequence is MTDRIAIRGMRVFGRHGANPGEQDVPQPFDVDVELEVDLERSIHTDALDDTLDYRKVQQIVADVVGTGRFMLLERLAQEIARVILQEHRVHAVTITIAKPGLLAGATPSVTLRRTR, encoded by the coding sequence GTGACGGATCGGATTGCGATTCGCGGGATGCGCGTTTTCGGACGTCACGGAGCGAATCCGGGCGAACAAGACGTTCCGCAACCTTTCGATGTCGACGTCGAGCTCGAAGTCGATCTCGAGCGTTCCATCCACACGGACGCACTCGACGACACGCTCGACTACCGCAAAGTGCAACAGATCGTCGCCGACGTCGTCGGAACCGGACGGTTCATGTTGCTCGAACGTCTAGCACAAGAAATTGCGCGCGTGATCTTGCAAGAGCATCGCGTTCATGCGGTGACGATCACGATCGCCAAGCCGGGCTTGCTAGCGGGAGCGACTCCCAGCGTTACGTTGCGGCGAACCCGCTAG
- the folK gene encoding 2-amino-4-hydroxy-6-hydroxymethyldihydropteridine diphosphokinase: MPLARIGIGANLGNALRTVQIALRELKRYGTLVRASSLYSTKPWGVKNQPDFINAAALLETTLSPRELLGELKKLEAELGREQTYRWGPRVVDFDILAYNDCKLDEPDLILPHPRLHERAFALVPLAEIDPGYESARDALSEEDRGTVTKVSA; the protein is encoded by the coding sequence GTGCCGCTCGCGCGGATTGGTATCGGCGCGAATCTCGGAAATGCGCTGCGCACCGTGCAAATCGCTCTCCGAGAGTTGAAACGCTACGGAACGCTGGTCCGCGCGTCGTCGCTCTACAGTACGAAGCCCTGGGGCGTAAAGAACCAACCCGATTTCATCAACGCCGCGGCTCTACTGGAGACGACCCTGTCGCCACGCGAGTTGCTCGGCGAGTTGAAGAAGCTCGAGGCCGAACTTGGACGCGAGCAGACATACCGGTGGGGTCCGCGTGTCGTCGATTTCGACATTCTCGCATACAACGATTGCAAGCTCGACGAACCCGATCTCATCCTGCCGCACCCGCGCTTACACGAGCGCGCGTTTGCGCTGGTCCCGCTTGCGGAGATCGATCCGGGTTACGAGTCCGCCCGCGACGCACTTTCAGAAGAAGACCGTGGCACGGTAACTAAGGTGAGCGCGTAG
- a CDS encoding HD domain-containing phosphohydrolase — MYPRGLELGESKSVLEAANIECRPADLTFPIAAAPGGPLVYMIDSERLHALGDHDAIDRALSMINATGGTVIVLSEPGDFDAAWLAQNEHVGGWVTRPIDSIALLASVRNAERTLELRDNARDLIDESDQLLQIGVALSAERDIESLERLIVRKARELTQSDSGSLFLITEQDGEKKLRFAVAQTGPYDEGKHLGAMIPLSRASISGYVAITGEVLRIPDAYEIGDTREYRFNNSFDKNNNYRTKSVLCVPMRNYLGEIVGVIQLINHKPDFELVLESPTQTEEVVSEFTDHHEHVLLSLCSQAGVAIDNKQLVDSIQNLFEQFVTASVKAIEARDPATQGHSSRVSELTVAQAEMLNTIEAGPAAVHKFTPDDIREMRYAALLHDFGKVAVPEYIFAKAKKLPDGRLDMIRLRCLLAIEQMQMRAATRKLQLLRTGIAPDADEVVRIDETTSHAVAELTELAKQVESANEPRVVAEGVGEALEALLKRNYLVLGEEHPLLEPAEYEYLKIPRGSLSAEERQKMEQHVTQSFRFLREIPWKQTPWQKVAEVAYGHHEHLDGTGYPRGLRGEEIAPQVRMLTISDVFDALTASDRPYKPAMSIERALDILTKEFAERGKIDAQLLDVFVAKKVYEPIMAAKAAAAG; from the coding sequence GTGTATCCGCGCGGCCTGGAGCTTGGCGAGAGTAAGAGCGTCCTCGAAGCGGCGAATATCGAATGCCGTCCGGCGGATCTGACATTCCCAATTGCGGCAGCTCCCGGTGGGCCGCTCGTCTATATGATCGACTCGGAGCGCCTGCATGCGCTCGGCGATCATGATGCGATCGATCGAGCACTTTCAATGATAAACGCGACCGGCGGAACGGTCATCGTTCTTTCGGAGCCCGGCGATTTCGATGCGGCTTGGTTGGCCCAGAACGAGCACGTCGGCGGATGGGTAACGCGCCCGATCGATTCGATCGCACTGCTCGCTTCCGTTCGTAACGCCGAGCGGACGCTCGAGCTTCGCGACAATGCGCGCGATCTGATCGACGAGTCGGATCAACTGTTGCAGATCGGCGTCGCACTCTCCGCCGAACGTGACATCGAATCCCTGGAACGCCTGATCGTGCGCAAGGCCCGCGAACTTACGCAATCCGATTCGGGCAGTCTCTTCCTGATCACGGAACAGGACGGCGAGAAGAAACTCCGCTTTGCCGTCGCACAGACCGGGCCGTACGACGAGGGCAAACATCTCGGCGCGATGATCCCGCTCTCGCGCGCTTCGATTTCGGGCTACGTCGCAATCACGGGTGAGGTGCTGCGCATACCGGACGCATACGAGATCGGCGACACGCGCGAGTACCGCTTCAACAACAGCTTCGATAAGAATAACAACTATCGGACCAAGTCCGTGCTGTGCGTGCCGATGCGCAACTACTTGGGCGAGATCGTCGGCGTCATTCAGCTGATCAATCACAAACCTGATTTCGAACTTGTCCTCGAATCGCCGACCCAGACGGAAGAAGTCGTCAGCGAGTTCACCGATCATCACGAGCACGTGCTGCTCTCATTGTGCTCTCAAGCCGGTGTCGCGATCGACAACAAACAGCTCGTCGACTCGATCCAAAATCTTTTCGAACAGTTCGTAACCGCGTCGGTAAAAGCGATCGAAGCCCGCGACCCTGCGACCCAAGGCCACTCGTCACGCGTTTCCGAGCTCACGGTCGCGCAAGCCGAGATGCTCAATACGATCGAAGCAGGTCCTGCTGCGGTTCACAAATTCACGCCGGACGATATTCGCGAAATGCGCTACGCCGCGCTTCTGCACGATTTTGGAAAGGTCGCTGTCCCCGAATACATTTTCGCAAAGGCCAAAAAACTGCCCGACGGCCGCCTCGACATGATTCGTCTGCGCTGCTTGCTCGCAATCGAGCAGATGCAAATGCGTGCAGCGACACGCAAACTACAACTGCTGCGAACCGGGATAGCGCCCGATGCAGACGAGGTCGTACGCATCGATGAGACGACGTCGCATGCAGTCGCCGAGCTGACGGAGCTTGCGAAACAAGTCGAATCCGCAAACGAGCCCCGCGTCGTCGCGGAAGGTGTCGGCGAAGCACTGGAGGCGCTCCTTAAGCGCAATTATCTCGTGCTGGGCGAGGAACATCCCTTACTCGAGCCCGCCGAGTACGAGTATCTCAAGATCCCGCGCGGTTCACTCTCCGCCGAAGAACGCCAGAAGATGGAACAGCACGTCACGCAGTCGTTCCGCTTCCTGCGCGAGATTCCGTGGAAACAGACGCCCTGGCAGAAAGTCGCCGAAGTCGCGTACGGACATCACGAGCATCTCGACGGAACGGGCTACCCGCGCGGCCTTCGCGGCGAAGAGATCGCGCCGCAAGTCCGCATGCTAACGATCTCTGACGTTTTCGACGCGCTCACCGCAAGCGATCGTCCATACAAGCCGGCCATGAGCATCGAGCGCGCACTCGACATCCTCACGAAAGAATTCGCGGAGCGCGGCAAGATCGACGCGCAATTGCTCGACGTCTTCGTCGCGAAGAAAGTCTACGAGCCCATCATGGCTGCGAAGGCCGCCGCCGCCGGCTGA
- a CDS encoding biotin/lipoyl-containing protein — MTFDDLIESRVRPLAETLVREGLEVVSIADGEIEIELSRTLAQPVEPAGTIIEEASGPAPEYDVLTSDLVGRVRFLRPPVTAGSVVDADRELAFIEALGIRNPIRSRGAGRVAVVYVEEGQAVDYGAPLFAIDRSRV, encoded by the coding sequence GTGACATTCGACGACTTGATCGAGTCGAGGGTACGACCGCTCGCCGAAACGCTGGTCCGCGAGGGACTTGAAGTGGTCAGCATAGCCGACGGTGAGATCGAAATTGAGCTTTCCCGGACTCTCGCACAGCCGGTTGAGCCGGCCGGAACCATAATCGAGGAAGCCTCCGGTCCCGCCCCCGAGTACGACGTCCTTACCTCCGATTTGGTCGGGCGGGTTCGCTTCTTGCGCCCGCCTGTGACGGCGGGTTCCGTCGTCGACGCCGATCGCGAGCTTGCTTTCATCGAGGCGCTTGGTATACGAAATCCGATCCGTTCGCGCGGTGCCGGACGTGTTGCCGTGGTCTACGTCGAAGAAGGTCAAGCTGTGGACTACGGCGCCCCCTTGTTTGCAATCGACCGCTCGCGTGTTTAG
- the accC gene encoding acetyl-CoA carboxylase biotin carboxylase subunit has protein sequence MFRKVLVANRGEIALRIIRACRELGVATVAIFSEADRSALHVRLADEAFCVGPGPAARSYLNIPNIISTALITGADALHPGYGFLAENSRFAQICTDHGITFIGPTPRVIEQMGDKANAKQIMQSAGVPTIPGSGILATLDEAKKAARSIGYPVLLKATAGGGGRGMRAVAREDEIGRAFASAQSEAEVNFQDGRLYMEKLIVHPRHVEVQILADSQGEVVHLGERDCSIQKPSHQKLIEETPAPGLDADVRDELCRVAVRAGQACGYTNAGTLEFLVAGEQIYFMEMNTRIQVEHPVTELIYGVDLVKEQIRIAFGEPLGFGQADLSPHGHAIECRINAEDPERDFAPDAGIVTAVELPGGPGIRVDTHLFAGLSIPPYYDSLLAKIVAVGRTRASALARMERALAETRIEGVKTTVAICRRILEDARFQEGGVPIDFLDEAFMREHVLTEA, from the coding sequence GTGTTTAGAAAAGTACTCGTTGCCAATCGCGGCGAGATTGCGCTGCGCATCATCCGCGCCTGCCGCGAGCTGGGCGTCGCGACGGTTGCGATTTTCAGTGAAGCCGATCGCTCTGCGCTTCACGTACGCCTCGCCGACGAAGCTTTTTGCGTAGGACCCGGACCCGCAGCGCGCTCGTACCTAAACATTCCGAACATTATCTCGACTGCGCTCATCACCGGCGCCGATGCATTGCATCCGGGTTACGGATTTCTCGCCGAGAACTCGCGCTTCGCGCAGATCTGCACGGATCACGGCATCACGTTCATTGGTCCGACGCCGCGGGTCATCGAACAGATGGGCGACAAGGCGAACGCAAAGCAGATCATGCAAAGCGCGGGCGTGCCGACGATTCCCGGGAGCGGAATCCTCGCGACGCTCGATGAGGCTAAGAAAGCGGCTCGTTCGATAGGGTATCCCGTGTTGCTCAAAGCAACCGCGGGCGGCGGCGGGCGCGGGATGCGTGCCGTTGCACGTGAGGACGAGATCGGCAGGGCCTTCGCAAGCGCGCAAAGTGAGGCCGAGGTAAACTTTCAAGATGGGCGGCTCTATATGGAGAAGCTCATCGTTCATCCGCGGCATGTCGAGGTGCAGATCCTCGCCGATTCGCAAGGCGAAGTCGTGCATCTGGGCGAGCGCGACTGCTCGATACAAAAGCCCTCGCACCAAAAGCTGATCGAAGAAACGCCGGCTCCGGGTCTCGACGCCGATGTACGAGACGAGCTCTGCAGAGTAGCGGTACGCGCCGGACAAGCGTGCGGTTACACGAATGCGGGGACACTCGAGTTTCTGGTTGCGGGCGAACAGATTTATTTCATGGAGATGAACACGCGGATTCAGGTCGAGCATCCCGTCACCGAGCTGATCTACGGCGTCGATCTCGTCAAAGAACAGATTCGGATCGCGTTTGGTGAGCCGCTCGGTTTTGGTCAAGCAGATCTTTCACCCCATGGTCACGCGATCGAGTGCCGCATCAACGCAGAAGATCCGGAGCGCGATTTCGCACCGGACGCGGGGATCGTGACCGCGGTCGAACTGCCCGGCGGCCCGGGCATTCGAGTCGATACGCATCTCTTCGCGGGTCTCTCGATTCCGCCGTATTACGATTCACTTTTGGCAAAGATTGTGGCCGTCGGCCGTACGCGCGCCTCGGCTCTTGCACGTATGGAACGCGCCCTCGCCGAAACCCGTATTGAAGGTGTAAAGACGACGGTTGCAATTTGCCGTCGAATCCTCGAAGATGCCCGATTTCAAGAAGGCGGCGTTCCGATCGATTTCCTCGATGAGGCGTTTATGCGCGAGCACGTGTTAACGGAAGCGTAG
- the nusB gene encoding transcription antitermination factor NusB yields the protein MASRKHARELALQSLFGVEIGHRPAQDMVIETCGSADSEHRRFVEDLVTGTLDHAVESDAVLTPLLDGWTIERLPTIDRLLLRMSVFELMHRETPQAVVINEAVELAKKFSTDESPRFVNGVLSNVTKSGARA from the coding sequence ATGGCGTCACGCAAGCATGCGCGCGAATTGGCGCTGCAATCGCTATTCGGGGTCGAGATCGGGCACCGTCCGGCGCAAGACATGGTGATCGAAACGTGCGGTAGCGCTGATTCCGAACATCGCCGCTTTGTCGAGGACCTCGTCACCGGAACGCTCGATCACGCTGTCGAGAGCGACGCAGTGCTCACGCCGCTCCTGGACGGTTGGACGATCGAACGTCTCCCGACGATCGATCGCTTGCTGCTGCGTATGTCGGTTTTCGAGCTGATGCATCGCGAGACGCCCCAGGCCGTCGTGATCAACGAAGCCGTCGAGCTTGCGAAAAAGTTTTCGACCGATGAGTCGCCGCGCTTTGTGAACGGCGTGTTGTCGAACGTTACCAAATCGGGTGCGCGCGCGTGA
- a CDS encoding PBP1A family penicillin-binding protein — MSTAARRTTVTRKKPAAKKKGGGGGRFFRTAAFIALLAVLIVAGLTAGIIATYSTHLPDINRMADFQPERSTQVFARDGTVLADLYKQNRVWVSLDKVPVLVRNAFVASEDAHFYSHHGIDFEGILRAGIADWRHQPIQGGSTITQQLARGLFLSNEVSISRKIQEALLAIEIERYYTKDEILERYLNLIYLGSGAYGVQAAAHTYFGTDVGNLTLGQAAMLAGIVPAPSDYSPYVNLDLAKQRQRHVLERMLASGFITRDQAESAEADSVNLVGERPEGLQSYKYPYFTTYVVHRLNETFGTQATFEGGLTVDTTLDPKVQQMAQKAIDWGVAQAAAEGINAHEAALVAIRPQTGEILAMVGGTGWTLDNQFNRAWQARRQPGSSFKVYVYTAAIDSGIPPNEIVEDTPVSYPMGDGTMWSPQDDDHRFYGAMTLRYALAQSRNVVAVKLAERLGIDRVIEYAKRMGIKEKLEPNLSLALGSEGISPLEQAAGYATLANAGIHIDPSPIRLVKDSFGSVVLDNQYPQQTEVVSAGTAFVMTQMLTSVINEGTGYPNAVIGRPAAGKTGTTTDFRDAWFVGYTPDLVTAVWLGNDNYSRMNESYGGNIPARVWARFMKEALADVPHHEFEMPKSEVRKVRLCGSGRIEYFLQGTGPPESCGSVDETPAKAAPKAVPAATPTDVPPGMVGDGEHFMNVNNGQTTTAAPEPANTP; from the coding sequence GTGAGTACGGCGGCGCGGCGCACGACGGTTACGCGCAAGAAACCGGCCGCGAAGAAGAAAGGCGGAGGCGGTGGACGCTTTTTCCGGACGGCCGCATTCATCGCGCTGCTCGCGGTCCTGATTGTCGCCGGTCTTACCGCCGGCATCATCGCGACGTACTCGACGCATTTGCCCGACATCAACCGCATGGCGGATTTCCAACCCGAACGTTCGACGCAGGTGTTTGCGCGCGACGGTACGGTGCTCGCCGATCTCTACAAACAGAATCGCGTTTGGGTGTCGCTCGACAAAGTGCCGGTTTTGGTACGCAACGCGTTCGTGGCGAGCGAAGACGCTCACTTTTACTCGCATCACGGAATCGACTTCGAGGGCATTCTGCGTGCGGGCATTGCGGATTGGCGGCACCAACCGATCCAAGGCGGCTCGACCATCACGCAACAGCTCGCGCGCGGGCTGTTTCTTTCGAATGAAGTCTCGATCTCGCGCAAGATTCAGGAGGCGCTGCTCGCAATCGAGATCGAGCGCTATTACACGAAAGACGAAATTCTCGAGCGCTATCTCAATCTGATCTACCTCGGCTCGGGTGCGTACGGCGTGCAAGCCGCAGCGCACACGTATTTCGGAACCGACGTCGGAAATCTGACGCTCGGTCAAGCCGCAATGCTCGCCGGAATCGTCCCTGCGCCTTCGGATTACTCGCCGTACGTGAACCTGGATCTCGCCAAGCAGCGGCAGCGTCACGTCCTCGAGCGGATGCTCGCGAGCGGTTTCATTACGCGCGATCAGGCGGAATCCGCCGAAGCCGACTCCGTCAATCTCGTCGGCGAGCGTCCCGAGGGCTTGCAATCGTATAAGTATCCGTATTTCACGACGTACGTCGTTCACCGCTTGAACGAAACGTTCGGAACGCAGGCGACCTTCGAAGGCGGATTGACCGTCGACACGACCCTCGATCCGAAGGTGCAGCAGATGGCGCAGAAGGCCATCGATTGGGGCGTAGCGCAGGCTGCGGCCGAGGGAATCAACGCGCATGAAGCGGCGCTCGTCGCGATCCGTCCCCAAACCGGCGAGATACTTGCGATGGTCGGGGGCACCGGCTGGACGCTCGACAATCAGTTCAATCGCGCATGGCAGGCTCGCCGTCAACCGGGCTCTTCATTTAAAGTCTACGTTTACACGGCTGCCATCGATAGCGGGATTCCGCCGAACGAGATCGTCGAGGACACGCCGGTCTCGTATCCGATGGGCGACGGGACCATGTGGAGCCCTCAAGATGACGATCACCGCTTTTACGGCGCGATGACGCTGCGCTACGCGCTGGCGCAATCACGCAATGTCGTAGCGGTAAAGCTTGCCGAGCGTCTTGGCATCGATCGGGTGATCGAGTACGCAAAACGCATGGGGATCAAGGAAAAGCTCGAGCCGAATCTCTCGCTCGCTCTCGGCAGCGAAGGAATCTCGCCGCTGGAGCAGGCTGCCGGGTACGCAACGCTTGCAAACGCGGGAATTCACATCGACCCCTCACCGATTCGTCTCGTGAAAGACAGCTTCGGTTCGGTTGTTCTCGATAATCAGTATCCACAGCAGACTGAAGTCGTGAGCGCGGGGACAGCGTTCGTGATGACGCAAATGCTGACCAGCGTGATCAACGAAGGGACCGGCTATCCGAACGCCGTCATCGGACGCCCGGCCGCCGGTAAAACGGGCACGACGACGGATTTCCGCGACGCCTGGTTCGTCGGCTACACGCCCGATCTGGTTACGGCCGTGTGGCTCGGCAACGACAACTATTCGCGCATGAACGAATCGTACGGCGGCAACATCCCCGCGCGCGTCTGGGCCCGCTTCATGAAAGAAGCGCTGGCTGACGTTCCGCATCATGAATTCGAGATGCCGAAGAGCGAAGTGCGCAAAGTGCGTCTCTGCGGAAGCGGCCGCATCGAATACTTCTTGCAAGGAACGGGGCCGCCGGAATCGTGTGGCTCCGTCGACGAAACGCCCGCCAAGGCCGCACCGAAAGCAGTTCCGGCCGCAACTCCGACCGACGTTCCGCCGGGTATGGTCGGCGACGGCGAGCATTTCATGAACGTCAACAACGGCCAAACGACCACCGCCGCTCCGGAACCGGCGAACACACCATAG
- the xseA gene encoding exodeoxyribonuclease VII large subunit, which produces MQPKESTSARIVAVSRLSVYLRNILANDKWLRNVGVRGEVSNVSARPNGNVYFDLKDADALLSCVVWSDQARELPRLENGQQVIAYGEIGAYVKNSKYQLIAYRVEQEGVGRLHELYEKLKSKLEAEGAFAPERKRPIVTYPFSLALVSAKGAAGAADFLKILHARAPYVEVTFCETPVQGIGAATEIVRAINRASRLDVDCVVVARGGGSYEDLFAFNTEEVARAILRAPKPVITGIGHETDLTIADLVADRRAETPSAAAHIVAPIPRDELLRSIGGRVSRVERMARGKIASGATHLERAIGRSAITDPGRIVGIRRQHVDRAIGALAVRVDEGVRRYSSRLQGLDRRLERFDPKGRIAERRRVFDVVAVRLQNAADRRLQVLAERLKLKTTELNGKDPEAILQRGYAIVRYEGKTVRDAASVPEGAAVQAKVARGTLIARVERKESDGKEGG; this is translated from the coding sequence GTGCAGCCGAAAGAGAGCACGAGCGCCCGCATTGTTGCGGTGTCGCGCTTGTCCGTCTATTTGCGCAACATTCTTGCCAACGACAAGTGGTTGCGCAATGTCGGCGTGAGAGGGGAAGTCTCGAACGTTTCAGCGCGTCCGAACGGTAACGTATATTTCGATCTCAAAGACGCGGATGCGCTTTTGAGCTGTGTCGTATGGAGCGACCAAGCGCGCGAGCTTCCGCGCCTGGAAAACGGGCAACAGGTTATCGCGTACGGTGAGATCGGCGCGTACGTAAAGAACAGCAAGTATCAGCTGATCGCGTATCGCGTCGAACAAGAAGGCGTCGGACGCCTCCACGAGCTGTATGAAAAGCTGAAGAGCAAGCTCGAAGCTGAGGGCGCATTTGCCCCCGAGCGCAAACGCCCGATCGTGACATATCCGTTCTCGCTTGCGCTCGTGAGCGCGAAGGGCGCGGCCGGTGCAGCCGACTTTCTGAAGATATTGCACGCGCGTGCACCGTACGTCGAGGTGACGTTCTGCGAGACGCCGGTGCAAGGAATCGGTGCGGCAACCGAAATCGTGCGGGCCATCAATCGCGCCTCGCGCCTCGATGTCGACTGCGTGGTGGTAGCGCGCGGCGGCGGCTCCTACGAAGACCTGTTCGCCTTTAACACGGAAGAAGTTGCGCGCGCGATTCTGCGTGCACCGAAGCCGGTGATCACCGGAATCGGTCACGAAACCGATCTGACCATCGCCGACCTCGTGGCAGATCGACGGGCCGAAACGCCCTCCGCTGCGGCGCACATCGTTGCGCCTATTCCTCGCGATGAGCTGCTGCGCTCGATCGGGGGACGCGTGAGCCGCGTCGAACGAATGGCGCGCGGAAAGATTGCCTCGGGTGCGACGCACTTGGAACGCGCAATCGGACGTTCGGCGATTACCGATCCCGGGCGTATCGTCGGGATCCGCCGGCAGCATGTCGATCGTGCAATCGGCGCGCTGGCCGTGCGCGTCGACGAAGGCGTGCGCCGGTATTCCTCGAGACTTCAAGGGCTGGATCGGCGCCTGGAGCGCTTCGATCCGAAGGGCCGCATCGCAGAGCGCCGGCGCGTTTTTGACGTGGTAGCCGTTCGGCTGCAAAATGCGGCCGATCGACGGCTCCAAGTGCTGGCCGAGCGCCTAAAACTCAAGACGACCGAGCTCAACGGCAAAGATCCGGAAGCGATTTTGCAACGTGGATACGCAATCGTACGGTATGAAGGAAAGACGGTACGCGATGCGGCGTCGGTCCCCGAAGGCGCCGCGGTACAGGCGAAGGTAGCTCGCGGAACGCTCATCGCACGCGTCGAACGGAAAGAATCGGATGGAAAAGAAGGCGGATGA
- the xseB gene encoding exodeoxyribonuclease VII small subunit produces MEKKADEFETALARLDAIVKQLETEDVSLDRSVDLFKEGKDLARRCEALLKDAQSKIDAAGNGATTTENY; encoded by the coding sequence ATGGAAAAGAAGGCGGATGAGTTTGAAACCGCGCTCGCGCGGCTCGATGCGATCGTAAAACAGCTCGAGACCGAGGACGTCTCGCTGGATCGTTCCGTCGATCTCTTCAAAGAAGGCAAGGACCTTGCGCGACGCTGTGAGGCGTTGCTGAAAGACGCACAAAGCAAGATCGACGCCGCCGGCAATGGTGCCACCACAACCGAGAACTACTAG